GGCAGGCAGGGCGACGACTGGATCTGGGTCCAAATCGACGACGACAAGGTGGAGATCGATTCGTTCACATCCATGCAGCTGGAAGTGAAAGCAAAACGACGGCAATCCGCCGTCGTTCAAAAGCTCGTCAACTTCATGGAACCCCGTTGGGTCTTGCAGGTCTTTGACCCGCCCAAAGAAGACCTAACCCGCTAACTTCTTTTTTCGCCGCGCCAGCATTACCTCGCGCAGCCTCCCCAAACCCAGCAAATTCAAGACCGCTGAAACGAAAATATTCATGCGCCTCAGGGCGACCGGCGGATAAATGAAAAGCGCCCGGAACCATGCCCGTAAGGCTTGTGCGGGCAAAGCGCCGTCGAGCAGATAACGCGCGTCCACACGAAAGGCCGAGGCGTGGGCGCGCCGGTCGATCTTATGCAGGGTGGCTGCCAGGTCTTTGTCCTGCGCGATGGTTTCCAAAATGCGAAAGGCTTCACGCCCGAATTCGGCGGCTTTGGAAATATTTTTCGCTTCGGCATGGTAACGCGCAGCTGACCAGGTCTGGTTTACGTGCAGGATGCGTCCCTGCTTGGCGATTTTTATCCAAAGCAAATGGTCGAGTAAAAAGTGGAACGTGAGGTCAAGTCCGCTGGTTTGTTGCAGTGCCGAGCGGCGCATGAAGACGGCCGGTTGACCGATGATCTGAAAACACAACAAATCTTCAAGCGTGAGTTGTCTGTAGGTGAGCGTATTGAAGGTCTGGCTGTTCTCGTCCACGGCGAGCATGTTGCCATAAACCAGCACCACATCAGGGTTTTCTTCAAAAACCTTCACCGCTTTGCTGATCGTTCCAGGCAGATAATAATCATCTGAGTTGAGCCAGGCGACGATCTCGCCTCTCGCGCGGGCAAAGCCTTTGTTGATGGCATCGGCTTGCCCTTCATCTTTTATCGATTCCCAATATGACAATCTGCCCGCATGCTTCCTGATGATCTCGACACTTCCATCGGTGGATGCGCCATCCATGACGATGTACTCGATGCGCGGATAATCCTGGTCCAGCACAGATAGGATCGTCTGTTCGAGATATTTGGCTTGGTTATATGAGGGGGTGATGATGGAAACGAGGGTCATAACAGATTGGTAGGGACGACGCATGCGTCGTCCCTACAGGTTACCTGAGGTCGTACAAAATATACCCATCCCCTTGAACGGCAATGAGGTAAGTGTCGAGAATATTTTTCAAGCCGGGTTGTTTGTCCAATTGACCAAAGGCGGTGACGAGAAAATAATCCTTCCCCGCGGTCAATTCATCGAATTGCGCGGCGGTATCTTTGTCAGGGTTGCGTTCCGCGCTCAACTCGGTGGCGAGGGGCCATAAATCCACTTTGCGCCAACCGTACATCATCAAACGATAACCGTAATCTTGAGTCAGCGCGATGACCTTTGCGTCCGCTGGGAAGGCTTCGCCGACTTGATTCCAAAACGCAGGCTCATGATGAAAATCCTCCGCCGCGAGGACGGATCGCGCCGCATAAGCCTGATACCCGATCACGGCAATGACCAGCGCGATGAACCCCGCGCGTCCGACCCCGCTGATGCCTGTAACATATTCTGTGAGTGGATTCAATGCCACAGCCAATCCCAGCGCAATGACGGGAATCAGTTGAACGTGATAGTAACTGTGCGTATACATCTGGAAGGGCAATGTCAAGCCGTAAAGCAGGTAGCCGATCCACAAACTGACAAGCAGCCAGCGCATCCGGGACGGGGCGATGAGAGCGCCCGCAATGCCGAGAAAAAGAATCGTCAAGCCGAAAAGCGTGCCGAGAAATGCCAGCCATTTTGTGTAAAAGTCTGTGCTGGTGATGAGATCGACGAGCGCCACCGTCCATGCGAAGAAGTATTCGGTGGAGCGGCCCTGGTTGAGAAAGACGTAATACAACAACGAAGGCACGACCATGATTCCCGCCATCGCCCAGACTTGTTTTGACTTCCAGAAATCTTTTCCAAGTGTGAACAGTACCAATGCGATGGCGGCGGCTCCGACCATGAAGGCAATGACTACCTTTACGAAAGCGGCAAGACCGAGAAAACCGGCGGCTAGGATCGCCCATTTCCAAGTGGACCTCGCTCCCAGCCTTTCTCCCGAAAGGAGAGGGGAGTGATCTTCGCTCCAACGATAAAGGAAGTAAATGCCGATGACAAAGGCAGAGGTCATCAGAGGATCGGGTTGGAAGGAGCGGCTGGACTGTACTGAGAATGGAAGCACGAAATAATATGCCATTGCGATCAACGCCGCCCACGGAGAAACGACGCGGCGCATGAGGTCGAAGAGAGCCAATCCCGCCGCCAGCCAGAAGAAAGTCAACCAAACGCGGGCGACGGCGATGTTCTCTCCACCGCTTAGGAAGTAACTATAAGCCACGATGGTTTCGATGACGGGCGGTTCGTATTTCCCGACGGAATTCGCAAAGGATGCAGCAAGGCTACGCTGTTCCTCCGTCGACGAGGGCAATGCGTTGTAATAGATTTCCCTGGCAACCAGCGAATTGCGCAATTGGCGCGAAGGCTGAAAGTCCAATGGCGGATCGGTCAGGTCGAGGAGTCGCAGGAGTCCGCCCAGGGCGAGGAGAAGGATGAAGAGGAAGGACCAGCTTTGAGGTCGGGTTTGAGGCGCGGGGGTCATGAGTAATCGTGATATGTGGTTTCGATAAACGCGGACGGAACATCCGCGCTGCTCGACCATCAATGTCGATCAGAAGAGGGAATTGTATTCGACTTTGGGGAAGACGGTTAATTTGCCGCCGACGGTTGCGTCGACGACTTGACGCCCGGCTTTTTTGTAGGCTTCGCGCGCCATGATGTAGCCGATTTCGGATGTGTCGAGATCGGGGAGTTGCCACCTGACTCCCTTGCCGAAATAATTCGGCATGAAATGATTCGGGTCATCGCCGTCCGACGTGACGGTTTTGTTCGCGTCGCCTTTCGAGGCAAAGTTGTGGTCCACGCCGATGAGCACGACCTGATCGAAGCCCATGTGAAAGGCGATCTGCAAAGCCACAGTGGTGACGGTCGCGCCTTCCCACACGCGCCCGCGCACATCGGGGGAAAATTTCGGTCCGGTATAAGACGTGTAAATGAAATTGGTCGTGTCGTTGTATGTTTTATCGTTGAAGAATCGGCGCGAACGCCATGAAAGGAATTTCGGCATGGTCAACGCGGAAATATCCTCGACGAACTGTTCGATGACCAGGTCGTTGATGGAAGCGAAGTAAGTGGTTTGAAACCCGAGCTCGGGGAATGCGACATAGAAACGATTCATCCCGAACGTGATCTCATCTCTGAGTTTGGAAAGATCGGTCTGCTTGAGGGAGGGACCGTTGCCGATGATGAAGGCTCGCCTGCCTTGGTGAATATCCTTGAACGCGGCGAGTCGTCCGATACTTTCGCGCCGCCACGGATGAAGGTAGGCGGCGGGAAGTTCGGGCAATCGGCGGATGGAATCGTTCAGGGAGCGTGCCGCATTCCAGGCTGAAGGCGGAACGATGCGTTTGAGGGTTTGTTTCATGCTCAAGCGGTATAGTGATCCTTGAGGGGAATAAGATTGGCGAGGATGACAACATCCAGCAGTGCGACGATGATGAAGAAAAAATCCGGGAAGCCGAAAACCGCCAGGAAGATGTTAAAAGCTGCGATGAAGATGACCGTGAAGTAGATCCGGTTTCCGTGCTGATTCAAAACCCGTGCGCCGAAGAGAAGGGATAACGCCGCTGTCAAAAAGAAAAAGCCGACCATGGCGGCTGTCCAGCTGTTGCTGTCTTCGACCATTTTATAGACGTAGAAGACTCCCAGCGCCAGCCATAGGACGAAATTGACATGGAAAAGAATCCGTGCGATAAAGATACGCGAAAGATTCGTTTCGCGCGTTCGTTTTCTTACGCTTCTCATGCGGTTTGTTCGCGGGTCATCCTCAGGCGGGCAGGAAATCCTTCCGCGAGATGTAAAGCAGCGCCAAAGCGACCACATTCAAGAGGATGAAAAGTATATCCGCCAGCCCGACCTGGTCGAAGACGGGAAGAACGATGTTCAAGGCGAGGATGACAAAGGTCAACCAAAAGATGCCTTTGCTCCGCCGCTTCAGGCGGAAGTAACAGAACAAGAGCACAACAGCCTCGATCAGCATGACAAAAGCGTAGATCGCGATCCAGCCTGCTGCGTCCGGGTTCACGCCAAGGCGCGTAAGGGAACCGATGCTGAAGAAAGCCAGGACTCCTGAAGTGATAAGGACGAGATATCGAGCGTACAGCGATAATGAGGATTGCATGGGTTTACTCCGTACTTAGTCTCGCTGTTGCGCCGCCATCCACGATCATGGATTGACCGGTCATGAAGGAGGATTGTTCGGCGTCGGCGAGAAAATAAATTGCATTGGCAATTTCGGCGGGCGTGCCAACACGACCGTTGACGGTTTTACGCGCAAGATTGTCCAGGCGTTCCTGCATGTCGCCGTGACCGGCGTGTCCGCGGCCGAGACCGGCGCGCAGCATGGGTGTATCCACGGCGCCGGGCAGAATGGCGTTGACGCGGATATTATCCGGTGCGAATTCGATTGCCATGGCGCGGGTGAGGGCGAGCAATCCGCCTTTGGAAGCGGCATAGGCGGCGATATTGGCAGAGGTCTGCACGGCATGGACCGAGGAAACATTCACGATGGAACCGCCCTTCCCGGCTTTAAGAAGCGGATGCGCGAGTTTGACTCCCAAAAATACCGAACGCAGATTCGCCGCCATGACCGCATCCCACTCCTCGACACTAGTTTCCACGAGCGGTTTTGCCACCTGCACTGCGGCATTGTTGACGAGCGCGTCGAG
This portion of the Anaerolineales bacterium genome encodes:
- a CDS encoding DUF115 domain-containing protein, with the protein product MKQTLKRIVPPSAWNAARSLNDSIRRLPELPAAYLHPWRRESIGRLAAFKDIHQGRRAFIIGNGPSLKQTDLSKLRDEITFGMNRFYVAFPELGFQTTYFASINDLVIEQFVEDISALTMPKFLSWRSRRFFNDKTYNDTTNFIYTSYTGPKFSPDVRGRVWEGATVTTVALQIAFHMGFDQVVLIGVDHNFASKGDANKTVTSDGDDPNHFMPNYFGKGVRWQLPDLDTSEIGYIMAREAYKKAGRQVVDATVGGKLTVFPKVEYNSLF
- a CDS encoding glycosyltransferase family 39 protein; this encodes MTPAPQTRPQSWSFLFILLLALGGLLRLLDLTDPPLDFQPSRQLRNSLVAREIYYNALPSSTEEQRSLAASFANSVGKYEPPVIETIVAYSYFLSGGENIAVARVWLTFFWLAAGLALFDLMRRVVSPWAALIAMAYYFVLPFSVQSSRSFQPDPLMTSAFVIGIYFLYRWSEDHSPLLSGERLGARSTWKWAILAAGFLGLAAFVKVVIAFMVGAAAIALVLFTLGKDFWKSKQVWAMAGIMVVPSLLYYVFLNQGRSTEYFFAWTVALVDLITSTDFYTKWLAFLGTLFGLTILFLGIAGALIAPSRMRWLLVSLWIGYLLYGLTLPFQMYTHSYYHVQLIPVIALGLAVALNPLTEYVTGISGVGRAGFIALVIAVIGYQAYAARSVLAAEDFHHEPAFWNQVGEAFPADAKVIALTQDYGYRLMMYGWRKVDLWPLATELSAERNPDKDTAAQFDELTAGKDYFLVTAFGQLDKQPGLKNILDTYLIAVQGDGYILYDLR
- a CDS encoding glycosyltransferase, which gives rise to MRRPYQSVMTLVSIITPSYNQAKYLEQTILSVLDQDYPRIEYIVMDGASTDGSVEIIRKHAGRLSYWESIKDEGQADAINKGFARARGEIVAWLNSDDYYLPGTISKAVKVFEENPDVVLVYGNMLAVDENSQTFNTLTYRQLTLEDLLCFQIIGQPAVFMRRSALQQTSGLDLTFHFLLDHLLWIKIAKQGRILHVNQTWSAARYHAEAKNISKAAEFGREAFRILETIAQDKDLAATLHKIDRRAHASAFRVDARYLLDGALPAQALRAWFRALFIYPPVALRRMNIFVSAVLNLLGLGRLREVMLARRKKKLAG
- a CDS encoding SDR family oxidoreductase gives rise to the protein MTRTILITGAAGGIGRAAVALFTQKGWRVIGVDRSDFGADFPGNGLFIRSDIARAEEMEGIFEKVKAVTDSLDALVNNAAVQVAKPLVETSVEEWDAVMAANLRSVFLGVKLAHPLLKAGKGGSIVNVSSVHAVQTSANIAAYAASKGGLLALTRAMAIEFAPDNIRVNAILPGAVDTPMLRAGLGRGHAGHGDMQERLDNLARKTVNGRVGTPAEIANAIYFLADAEQSSFMTGQSMIVDGGATARLSTE